TGTGTTCAAAATCGCAAGTTTTTTCTTTTATATTAAATGTTAGATACAAATTAGATTTATAGACTATGTGCTCTAGCTTTGAGACATTGAGAAGTAGTTTGCTAACTAGTTTATAAAACACATCTTTTAGATTCATGGTTGTTTCTTCCATGTTTGTAAATATGGCATTAAATGCAACTATATTGTCGTTTGTTTGTTCTGCAAATTTTGATACTTCATTGAAATTGTCTTGTATTAGAGATATTTCTTGTTGCATTGTCTGCACCATTATTGAGATATTATTTGTAGCTTTGTGTGTTTTTTCTGCTAGTTGTCTTACTTCATCGGCTACTACTGCAAATCCTCTGCCATGCTCACCAGCTCTTGCTGCTTCTATACTTGCATTTAGTGCTAGGAGATTTGTTTGGTTTGCTATTTCTGTGATTATCTCTACTATTGAAGTTATCTCTCTTGATTTTTGCACAAAGCTTTGTATAGTATCTACATTGTCTCTTACGATTCCTGTTAGGTTATCCATTGAGCTTGTCATTGTTCTTACATTATCTTGGGATTGTTGTGTGCTTTTTGTTATGCTATCTACTTCATTGCTCACAATGCCCATGTATTCTATATTTTCATCTAAATCATTCGAGATTTTTTTGAGATTTGTATTTTGTGAGTCTAAATTTATATTCATAAGTGATTTTGCAAGTAGATTTGTGAGGTTATCTTTTGCATTTTCTTCTATTTTGATTAATGCTTCATTTATGCTAAGTATATTTTGGTAGAACATCCCCTTTAGTCCTTGAGGAAGCGCTAATCGGTAATATTTGCCTTCTTGAGAATATTTAATGGCAGTTGATATTTCACGCATAAATGCTTCTATATTATCTATGGTGGAGTTTATGTTGTTTGCCATATTTACTAGGTCTAAATCAGCATTTAGATTCAAGATTCTTGGCTCAAATTGTCCTGCTTCATAGTGATTTGTGATATTTATAATCCCTTGAATGAATCTTTCCCTGTTTTTTATTTTAATAATTGCTAATACAATTAAGATTATAGAAACAGAAATTAGCCCTACATTTAGCCAAATATTAAACATAAATACATTTAGTATAAGTGTTGCTAAAAGCAATATTACACAACTTATAAGTAAAGTCCAACTTCTCATCTATAGCCACCTTCTTTGCCTTGATTTTGTAGATCTATCATTAGTTTGTCCCACTGGAGATTGTTGTTTGTAAGAAAATCAACTAGATATTTTTCAGAAGCCGACATTCCCCCATTTTTTTCTAGTTCTACTAGCTTTGCATATATTTGTGATAATGTTTCAACTCCAGCTTTGCTGGGTCTCCTCCTTACAGAGTAGTAGCCTATTATATTGCCATTACTATCAAATGATGCTGTTATATTTGCAAATACCCAATATGTTTCTTTTTGTTTGTTTAAATTACAAACAAAAGCAAAAAATTCCTTCTTTGCTACAACTGTGTCCCATAATGCCTTAAACGCAATTTTTGGCATATTTGGGTGTCTTATTATGTTATGTGGCTTTCTTAGTAGTTCTTTTTCGTTATATTTGCTATATCTCATAAAGTCCTTATTGCAATATGTGATATGTCCTTTTAAATCTGTTTTAGAAGTAATTAGAGTGTCATCTTCTAAAAAAATTTCATTGCTTATCCTCATTTATTTCCCCTATTACAAAATGTAATACATTATAATAAGTTCAATTACAAAATTATTAAAATGATTTATGTATAATTTAGGATTTTAAAAATTATAAGGTTTAATTTATGATTAATTTTGAAGAAGCATTAAAATTATATGACTTGGATATTTATACTTTAGGAAACATGGCAAATGAAATTAGAGAAAAGTATTTTGATAAAAAGGTGTTTTTTAACTCCAATAGACATATAAATCCTACGAATGAATGTGTTGATTTTTGTAGGTTTTGTGGATTTTCATCTCATAGAAAGAATCCAAATCCATACACGAGAAATAAAGAAGAAGTGCTAAAAGAAGCAGAAGATTCGATTAATAATGGTGCATTAGAACTTCATATAGTAGGAGCACATAATCCAAAGCTGAATCTTGCTTGGTATTGTGATGTATTTTTAGAGTTAAAAAATAGATTCCCACAAATACATCTAAAAGCACTAACAGCAGCAGAAGTAAATTATCTAGCAAATTTAGAAAATATATCTTATAAAAAAGTGTTAGAAAAAATGGCAGAAAATGGTGTTGATTCAATGCCGGGAGGAGGGGCAGAGATATTTGATGAACAAGTTAGAGAATATGTTTGTAAAGGTAAGGTGGATTCAAAGACTTGGCTAGAGATTCATGGATATTGGCACTCTTTGGGAAAGAAATCAAATGCCACAATGCTATTTGGTCATGTTGAATCTAGAGAACATAGAATCGACCATTTATTTAGACTTTATGCTCAACAAGAAAAAAGCGGTGGTTTTAATGCTTTTATACCTCTTGTGTATCAAAAGCATAATAATTTTTTGAATGTTAAAGAGTTTCCAACTGGGCAGGAAATTTTAAAGACAATTTCAATTTCTAGAATCATTTTATCAAATATACCTCATATTAAGGCTTATTGGGCTACATTGGGTATAAATATGGCACTACTAGCACAAGAGTTTGGTGCTGATGATATAGATGGAACTATTCAAAGAGAATCCATACAGAGTGCAAGCGGGAGCAAAAGCTTAAATGGAATCTCCAAAAGAGAGCTTGTGTCATTTATATGCGATAGTGGTTTTATACCTGTTGAGAGAGATAGCTTGTATAATGAGATACATACATATTCTAGGGAGGAAATAAATGCAATATTATAGTTATGATGAGTTTAGAGATGATATTAAAAGGCTACTAGAAAATATAGACTTTCAACCTGAAGCAATTGTTGCTATATCTCGTGGCGGGCTTACTATAGCACATTTTCTAGGAATCGCACTTGATATAAGGAAAGTATATACGATAAATGTTACCTCTTATACAAATAAAACAAAGCAAAGTTTAGAAGTATCGCATATACCAGAGATAAGCGGGATAGATAAGATATTGCTAGTTGATGAAATAGTTGATAGTGGTCTTAGTATGCAAAAGGTATTTAAGATACTAAAAGAAATTAATTCAGATTCAGTAATTAAGACAGCTAGCATATTCTATAAAGAAACTTCGTGCTTTAAGCCTGACTATTATATAAGAGAGGCTAAGTCTTGGATTGAATTTTTTTGGGAAGTGGATATTTCAAAAGAGGCTAAAGTTTAGCTACTTTTGATTCTTTAGACATGATTTGCACACTACATAAAGTAGCATATCATGTCCTACTAATTTTGCTTCATGGTCGTTTGTAACTTCTATTTGTAGCTTTTCTATTTCTTCATTGCAGAACTCTTCTATCCTGCCACACTCTACGCATATTATATGGTCATGGTGCAATCCACTTGCTATTTCATATTTTTTGCCACTTTTATCTACTTCTATTGAATTTACAAAACCTTCTTTTTCAAGGAAAGATAGGATTCTATACACAGATGATATGCTACTACTTTTGCATACTTTTCGTGCTAGGGTAAATATTTCTTCTGGGCTTAGATGACCACCATTTTCATAAATTACCTTTAGTATTATTTCTCTTTGTTTGGAATTTTTTAGATTGTTTTTTTTAACTGATAGTTGCAATCTATCCAAAATTGTATTTATTGATTCTTTGTATTTTTTCATATCTTCTCCTTAGAGTTAGTCTGTGGGCAAAATAAGAATCCTAAATTCTTGAAACAGCGAGTATTTAAAGGTATTTTAAAAAGTATTATAATAAAAAAAATAACATTTCACAATGTATTTTGGTAAATAGTTTTTCAAATTTAGATAAATTGAGAATGATTTTTATTTATCATTAAGTTAATAACCATTATCATTTTATAAAAATATATAATTTATAAATTTGGAGGATTATATGTCAGTTCTAGTGATCGGTGGAGATGAGATTGTTCCAATTAAAGCAGTATTGAAAAATTTTGGTTGTAGTAGCATTATGCATTGGAATGGTAGAAGAGAGAGTGTGAATCATAAGGATTTGCCACAAAACATAGAATGTTTAGTTATGCTAACTAATTTTTTAAATCACAATACAATGAGAAAATTTAGAAATGAAGCAAAGAAAAAAGATATACCAGTTATCTGCACAAAAAGAAGTGTAAGTTGCCTTTATTGTGAGTTTATGAAGGTTTTTGGTAAGGAATGTCCTTGTAAATAATTTTAAATTTATTTTTACATAAATTTTAATACAATCCCTACTTATTTTACATTAAAAATACGAGGGGATCTAATGTTGGTTGATTTATTAGAGCCACTAAAAAATGTCAGTGTTTTAATCGTGGAAGATGATGTGGTGGCACTTGATTTATTAAAACTTCCTTTGGAAAGAAAATGCAAAAAAGTATTTATAGCCAATAGGGGTGAGCTTGGATTGAAGGTTTTTAAAAAAGAGGCTATTGATGTTGTAATTACTGATGTTAATTTGGAGGGCAATATCGATGGCATATCTATGGTTAAGGCCATGAGAAGCATAGACCCAAAAATCCCTGTTATTTTTATGACTGCATATAGCGATGAACAAAAAATATCAGAAATGATAAAGTTAAATGCTTGTTCTTTAATTAAAAAAGAGGTTGATTTAGAGGAACTTTATGTATTACTTTTAGGGCTTTATAAGCAATTACATAAAGATGAAGTGGTTGATTTGGGTAATGGCTGTTTGTATAAAAGGCTTGAAAATTCTATCTCAAAAGGTTATGCAGTATATGAGCTAACCGATAGAGAGCGTCAAATACTAGAGTTATTGATTGGTGCTAATGGATATCCTGTAACTTATGATGAGTTTCATAAAGAAGTTTGGAAAGATTCTCCTATGACTATGGATTCTTTAAGAATGCATATAAATAGCTTAAGGAGAAAGACTTATTATGATTTAATTAAAAATCACTCAAGGCTTGGCTACAAATTAATTAAGGAAAATTAAATTTTATATGAGTAATTTTTTTAGAATTTTTGTTACATTTTGTATTATTGCTGGAATTACTATTATTTTTTTTGTTAGTCAGCTTTATTCTGAAGTTCGAGATGATACAGATAAAATAGTACATTACAAGCCACCAATTGCAACGCAAATATTTGATAAAAAAAATAGATTGGTTGCAAATTTGTTTGAAGAAGAATTTAGATTCTATGCTTCATTTGAAGAGATTCCACCAAGGTTAATAGAGGCTTTATTGGCTATTGAAGATACTTTGTTTTTTGAGCATCCGGGAGTTAATTTAGATGCGATAGTTAGGGCCATGATAAAGAATATAAAAAACGCTAGATATGCTGAAGGTGGTAGCACAATAACGCAACAATTAATTAAAAATGTAGCATTAACTAGAGATAAAACAATAGAAAGAAAAATAAAAGAAATGTTGCTTGCATTACAAATAGAAACCATATTAAGTAAAGAAGAGATATTAGAAAGATATTTAAACCACACATATTTTGGGCATGGATTTTATGGAATCAAGACAGCTTCTATTGGGTATTTTAGAAAAGATATGGACGAGCTTAGTTTAAAAGAGATGGCAATGCTAGTTTCTTTGCCTAGAGCACCTAGCTTTTATGATCCTACTAAAAATTATGATTTCTCATTAGGTAGGGCAAATAATGTATTGCAAAGAATGTATGAGCTAGGCTGGATTGATAAAGATGAGTATGATTTATCAATGGCAGAAAAACCAATTGTATATAATGATACTCTAACTAAAAATGTAGCACCATATGTTGTAGATGAGGTGCAAAGACAGCTAAGTGGGATATCTGATTTAAAAAAAGGTGGATATAAGATATATTTAAATATTGATTTAGATTACCAAGCATTAGCAGAAGAAGCACTATACTTTGGGTATGAGCAGATTCTAGCAAGACATAAAAAAGATGAAACTCTGCAAGATAAGTTAAATGGTGCATTTGTTGTATTAGAGAGTGGGACTGGGAATATTTTGGCACTAGTTGGTGGTGTGGATTATAAAAAAAGCAATTTCAATAGAGCCACACAAAGTAAGCGACAAATAGGAAGTAGTGTTAAACCATATTTATATCTTACAGCGGTTAATTCTGGGTTGGGACAAAATTATGAGATTCCAGATATTGCTAGAACATATGAATACAGAGTTAATGGTGAGAGAAAGAAATGGCAACCAAAAAACTATACTAGTTCGCTTAAGGGATTCGTAACTCTTAGGGAATCTTTAACTAAGTCTTTAAACTTGGCAACTATCAACCTAGTAGAAGAAGTCGGTTTTGATAGAATGTATAGCGGAATTTTGAATTATGGCTTTAGCAATGTGCCAAAGGATTTAACTATTTCTCTTGGTAGCTTTGTTGCCTCTCCACTTGAGATGGCTAGGAATTTTATGGTGTTTTCAAATTATGGTGTTGTAATTGATCCCCAATTAATGAACAAAATAGAAGACATTAATGGCAATGTCGCTTATTTTAAACCCGATACACATGAGCTTACAGAATCTAAGCAGAGTTATTTGATAGTTGATATTTTACAAAATGTAATAAACAATGGAAGTGGTAGGAGAGCTAAAGTAGAGGGCTTGGAAGTAGCTGGTAAAACAGGGACTACAAATGATAATGTCGATGCGTGGTTTTGTGGTTTCTCACCAAGCATTGAGGCTATAGTATGGTATGGTAAAGATGACAATACTCCTATGGGTTATAGTGAGACAGGTGGTGTAGCACC
The Helicobacter ibis DNA segment above includes these coding regions:
- a CDS encoding methyl-accepting chemotaxis protein, which produces MRSWTLLISCVILLLATLILNVFMFNIWLNVGLISVSIILIVLAIIKIKNRERFIQGIINITNHYEAGQFEPRILNLNADLDLVNMANNINSTIDNIEAFMREISTAIKYSQEGKYYRLALPQGLKGMFYQNILSINEALIKIEENAKDNLTNLLAKSLMNINLDSQNTNLKKISNDLDENIEYMGIVSNEVDSITKSTQQSQDNVRTMTSSMDNLTGIVRDNVDTIQSFVQKSREITSIVEIITEIANQTNLLALNASIEAARAGEHGRGFAVVADEVRQLAEKTHKATNNISIMVQTMQQEISLIQDNFNEVSKFAEQTNDNIVAFNAIFTNMEETTMNLKDVFYKLVSKLLLNVSKLEHIVYKSNLYLTFNIKEKTCDFEHTNPISKYIEDNEKIQQIGNIDLAQLNNNKQILLNDTLKALDMLDKALSKEIVEEIIGYFKDIEDKSKQTIQLLEA
- a CDS encoding PAS domain-containing protein, translating into MRISNEIFLEDDTLITSKTDLKGHITYCNKDFMRYSKYNEKELLRKPHNIIRHPNMPKIAFKALWDTVVAKKEFFAFVCNLNKQKETYWVFANITASFDSNGNIIGYYSVRRRPSKAGVETLSQIYAKLVELEKNGGMSASEKYLVDFLTNNNLQWDKLMIDLQNQGKEGGYR
- the mqnE gene encoding aminofutalosine synthase MqnE, which translates into the protein MINFEEALKLYDLDIYTLGNMANEIREKYFDKKVFFNSNRHINPTNECVDFCRFCGFSSHRKNPNPYTRNKEEVLKEAEDSINNGALELHIVGAHNPKLNLAWYCDVFLELKNRFPQIHLKALTAAEVNYLANLENISYKKVLEKMAENGVDSMPGGGAEIFDEQVREYVCKGKVDSKTWLEIHGYWHSLGKKSNATMLFGHVESREHRIDHLFRLYAQQEKSGGFNAFIPLVYQKHNNFLNVKEFPTGQEILKTISISRIILSNIPHIKAYWATLGINMALLAQEFGADDIDGTIQRESIQSASGSKSLNGISKRELVSFICDSGFIPVERDSLYNEIHTYSREEINAIL
- a CDS encoding phosphoribosyltransferase, producing MQYYSYDEFRDDIKRLLENIDFQPEAIVAISRGGLTIAHFLGIALDIRKVYTINVTSYTNKTKQSLEVSHIPEISGIDKILLVDEIVDSGLSMQKVFKILKEINSDSVIKTASIFYKETSCFKPDYYIREAKSWIEFFWEVDISKEAKV
- the fur gene encoding ferric iron uptake transcriptional regulator, which produces MKKYKESINTILDRLQLSVKKNNLKNSKQREIILKVIYENGGHLSPEEIFTLARKVCKSSSISSVYRILSFLEKEGFVNSIEVDKSGKKYEIASGLHHDHIICVECGRIEEFCNEEIEKLQIEVTNDHEAKLVGHDMLLYVVCKSCLKNQK
- a CDS encoding DUF2325 domain-containing protein, whose product is MSVLVIGGDEIVPIKAVLKNFGCSSIMHWNGRRESVNHKDLPQNIECLVMLTNFLNHNTMRKFRNEAKKKDIPVICTKRSVSCLYCEFMKVFGKECPCK
- a CDS encoding response regulator transcription factor encodes the protein MLVDLLEPLKNVSVLIVEDDVVALDLLKLPLERKCKKVFIANRGELGLKVFKKEAIDVVITDVNLEGNIDGISMVKAMRSIDPKIPVIFMTAYSDEQKISEMIKLNACSLIKKEVDLEELYVLLLGLYKQLHKDEVVDLGNGCLYKRLENSISKGYAVYELTDRERQILELLIGANGYPVTYDEFHKEVWKDSPMTMDSLRMHINSLRRKTYYDLIKNHSRLGYKLIKEN
- a CDS encoding transglycosylase domain-containing protein, translating into MSNFFRIFVTFCIIAGITIIFFVSQLYSEVRDDTDKIVHYKPPIATQIFDKKNRLVANLFEEEFRFYASFEEIPPRLIEALLAIEDTLFFEHPGVNLDAIVRAMIKNIKNARYAEGGSTITQQLIKNVALTRDKTIERKIKEMLLALQIETILSKEEILERYLNHTYFGHGFYGIKTASIGYFRKDMDELSLKEMAMLVSLPRAPSFYDPTKNYDFSLGRANNVLQRMYELGWIDKDEYDLSMAEKPIVYNDTLTKNVAPYVVDEVQRQLSGISDLKKGGYKIYLNIDLDYQALAEEALYFGYEQILARHKKDETLQDKLNGAFVVLESGTGNILALVGGVDYKKSNFNRATQSKRQIGSSVKPYLYLTAVNSGLGQNYEIPDIARTYEYRVNGERKKWQPKNYTSSLKGFVTLRESLTKSLNLATINLVEEVGFDRMYSGILNYGFSNVPKDLTISLGSFVASPLEMARNFMVFSNYGVVIDPQLMNKIEDINGNVAYFKPDTHELTESKQSYLIVDILQNVINNGSGRRAKVEGLEVAGKTGTTNDNVDAWFCGFSPSIEAIVWYGKDDNTPMGYSETGGVAPAPAFSYFFTKLLELEPGLPRKFKKPEGVGDKVINGERFLYTDRSPLKYKERETSSEILF